A single genomic interval of Spinacia oleracea cultivar Varoflay chromosome 6, BTI_SOV_V1, whole genome shotgun sequence harbors:
- the LOC130463458 gene encoding uncharacterized protein, which translates to MNENQIVVRHESEGGKTPTTRDESQDVSTITKTIKGRGPSKGVKVAKPMFLEYNVYNVPDGQWSHEYGKQVGSCATRININVPLYPKVDEQIKKGFWEETKLMFHITDDSNHSREKYFHSCVAKRFSCFKSKLVRRWITMKEKKPKNQTNKMPWDVYNHITEDDWKTFVKHYFLPESLLRSEKARKSASCNKNPHRTGQKGYNRKRLDWIKDGRLPPDAALPISSSSSVNSSVTSNVNRVRKYRSKEWILAHQVQNKEGKWEIDPNDTEVVEIATKAVSSDN; encoded by the exons ATGAATGAAAACCAAATTGTTGTTAGGCATGAATCAGAAGGTGGCAAGACTCCCACAACGCGTGACGAATCACAAGATGTTAGTACGATTACAAAGACCATTAAAGGCCGTGGTCCGTCAAAAGGTGTTAAAGTCGCTAAGCCTATGTTCCTTGAGTATAATGTATATAATGTCCCCGATGGACAATGGTCTCATGAATACGGGAAGCAAGTTGGGAGTTGTGCTACTAGAATTAATATTAACGTCCCATTATATCCAAAGGTAGATGAGCAAATCAAGAAGGGGTTTTGGGAGGAGACTAAG cttatgttccacattactgatgattctaatcattcgagggagaaatattttcattcttgtgtggcgaaacgatttagttgtttcaagagcaaGTTGGTGCGCCGATGGATAACTATGAAGGAAAAGAAgccaaaaaatcaaacaaacaagatGCCTTGGGATGTCTACAACCATAtcacagaggatgattggaagACTTTTGTTAAACATTATTTCCTTCCAGAGTCATTG CTTCGTAGTGAAAAGGCGAGGAAAAGTGCATCATGCAACAAGAACCCACATCGCACCGGCCAAAAGGGTTATAATAGAAAGCGACTAGATTGGATAAAGGATGGACGACTTCCACCAGATGCAGCTTTACCTATCTCGAGTAGCTCCTCGGTGAACTCATCAGTGACCTCAAATGTTAATAGAGTTAGAAAATACAGATCAAAGGAGTGGATTTTGGCCCATCAAGTACAAAATAAAGAgggaaagtgggaaattgacccgAACGATACAGAAGTTGTTGAAATCGCAACAAAAGCTGTAAGTagcgataattaa
- the LOC130463459 gene encoding uncharacterized protein, translating to MVGIKKAFGPCIRHSRSDHGEASSENYESIRASVKNEFEGELEKRVEKRVAEALQKQLSTLLKTGQLNSISTPIPDDLHLNDSARVDLDVSATRTTRHILVPQPRELKERTPCRLALEEKVSGNNIVVADGMVQPSDGALPQHFTSMKPGHYKVQVDFVYDGHVDDILPVPTGDGFTNLGGALGSFVQWPIHLVIFEDGEDCTSPPKKKSKSNVSKERDGSSKKKTTVLAAQKKTTDLPSKVNPLKLIRT from the exons ATGGTTGGTATCAAAAAGGCTTTCGGTCCGTGTATTCGACATAGTAGAAgtgaccatggtgaagcttcATCAGAAAATTACGAATCAATCAGAGCTTCTGTGAAAAATGAGTTTGAAGGTGAATTAGAGAAAAGGGTAGAGAAAAGGGTGGCAGAGGCCCTCCAAAAGCAACTAAGCACCTTGTTAAAAACAGGACAACTAAACTCCATTTCTACCCCGATACCTGATGACCTCCACTTAAATGATTCTGCCAGAGTTGACCTTGATGTTAGTGCTACAAGAACCACTCGTCACATCTTAGTGCCGCAACCACGCGAGCTAAAG GAAAGGACTCCATGTCGTCTTGCCCTTGAGGAGAAAGTTTCAGGCAACAACATTGTCGTGGCGGATGGTATGGTACAACCCTCAGATGGTGCATTGCCCCAACATTTTACATCGATGAAGCCTGGTCACTATAAAGTCCAAGTTGATTTTGTTTACGACGGACATGTTGATGATATTCTTCCGGTACCTACGGGAGATGGTTTCACTAACTTAGGCGGTGCTCTGGGTAGTTTTGTGCAATGGCCCATACACTTAGTGATTTTCGAAGACGGCGag gATTGTACTTCACCTCCTAAAAAGAAGTCCAAGTCTAATGTTTCTAAAGAGAGGGATGGTAGCTCCAAGAAAAAGACAACGGTGTTAGCGGCCCAAAAGAAGACAACAGACTTACCATCCAAGGTAAAccctctaaaactcattcgaacctaa
- the LOC130464098 gene encoding uncharacterized protein has product MTSAPDDIYDNTTIPLAASVWHSDFDQETYITASDIGEFLRGACLNISAIQVYILCLLHDHAKSFEMSRISFICPEIMSSTRIKADPGAPTMYLKNIFQAEIEKEKMGNPNLTNWFLIPYNQENHWNLYVMDLRRGYVYIFDSARDPRRTDYAWGILSL; this is encoded by the exons ATGACTTCGGCGCCTGATGATATATATGATAATACTACCATCCCATTGGCGGCCTCAGTTTGGCACTCGGATTTTGATCAAGAAACATACATAACTGCGTCTGATATAGGAGAGTTCCTTCGCGGGGCGTGCTTAAACATTTCAGCGATCCAAGTCTACATAtt gtgtttattgcacgatcatgccaaatcatttgaaatgtctcggatttcgttcatttgtcccgagattatgtcaagcactagaatcaaggccgaccctggagcgccaacaatgtatttgaaaaacattttccaagctgaaattgaaaaggagaagatgggtaatcctaacctaactaattggtttttaatcccatataatcaaga aaatcattggaatttatacgtgatggacctacgtagaggttatgtatatattttcgattctgctagagatccacgtcgaacagattatgcatggggaatcttgagtttgtaa
- the LOC110781920 gene encoding uncharacterized protein At3g17950 isoform X2 — translation MLIEEEGWPLGLQPLNVRIGLGRARDYFGSMSFNTTMLTGSPTSSTDSSSDLDTESTGSFFHDRSITLGSLIGVSSILELSRRSIRGRRSEPLKVKKPCKAKPWIFSLCSRDSIDVKSSTTNTPSLGQFLAVERRAANNQSNNVDVPDEITMIPQQNSLFVDGRVAPPRSSPLSGLEGDNGDSEGIDHGNNNGHGVPVLFSCMCGQDTH, via the exons ATGTTGATTGAG GAAGAGGGTTGGCCTCTGGGTTTGCAGCCATTGAATGTGAGAATTGGATTAGGAAGAGCTCGAGATTATTTTGGGTCAATGTCATTCAATACTACAATGCTTACTGGTTCACCAACTTCTTCTACAGATTCTTCATCTGATTTAGACACTGAG TCCACAGGTTCCTTCTTCCATGACAGAAGCATCACACTAGGAAGCCTTATCGGAGTTTCAAGCATTTTAGAACTTTCTAGAAGATCAATAAGGGGAAGGAGATCTGAACCACTGAAAGTGAAGAAGCCTTGCAAGGCTAAACCTTGGATATTCTCGCTTTGTTCGAGGGACAGTATAGATGTCAAGAGTAGTACAACCAACACCCCATCCCTTGGGCAGTTTCTTGCAGTGGAGAGGAGGGCAGCAAATAACCAGAGCAACAATGTAGATGTGCCAGATGAAATTACTATGATTCCTCAGCAGAATTCATTATTTGTGGATGGTCGTGTTGCTCCTCCTCGATCAAGTCCATTATCTGGCTTGGAAGGTGACAACGGTGACAGTGAAGGAATCGATCATGGGAACAATAATGGACATGGAGTTCCTGTACTGTTTTCATGCATGTGTGGGCAGGATACTCATTGA
- the LOC110781920 gene encoding uncharacterized protein At3g17950 isoform X1 — translation MTAHQEEGWPLGLQPLNVRIGLGRARDYFGSMSFNTTMLTGSPTSSTDSSSDLDTESTGSFFHDRSITLGSLIGVSSILELSRRSIRGRRSEPLKVKKPCKAKPWIFSLCSRDSIDVKSSTTNTPSLGQFLAVERRAANNQSNNVDVPDEITMIPQQNSLFVDGRVAPPRSSPLSGLEGDNGDSEGIDHGNNNGHGVPVLFSCMCGQDTH, via the exons ATGACTGCACACCAG GAAGAGGGTTGGCCTCTGGGTTTGCAGCCATTGAATGTGAGAATTGGATTAGGAAGAGCTCGAGATTATTTTGGGTCAATGTCATTCAATACTACAATGCTTACTGGTTCACCAACTTCTTCTACAGATTCTTCATCTGATTTAGACACTGAG TCCACAGGTTCCTTCTTCCATGACAGAAGCATCACACTAGGAAGCCTTATCGGAGTTTCAAGCATTTTAGAACTTTCTAGAAGATCAATAAGGGGAAGGAGATCTGAACCACTGAAAGTGAAGAAGCCTTGCAAGGCTAAACCTTGGATATTCTCGCTTTGTTCGAGGGACAGTATAGATGTCAAGAGTAGTACAACCAACACCCCATCCCTTGGGCAGTTTCTTGCAGTGGAGAGGAGGGCAGCAAATAACCAGAGCAACAATGTAGATGTGCCAGATGAAATTACTATGATTCCTCAGCAGAATTCATTATTTGTGGATGGTCGTGTTGCTCCTCCTCGATCAAGTCCATTATCTGGCTTGGAAGGTGACAACGGTGACAGTGAAGGAATCGATCATGGGAACAATAATGGACATGGAGTTCCTGTACTGTTTTCATGCATGTGTGGGCAGGATACTCATTGA